A genome region from Psychrobacter jeotgali includes the following:
- a CDS encoding UDP-N-acetylmuramoyl-L-alanyl-D-glutamate--2,6-diaminopimelate ligase, giving the protein MTTTSESMITLQQLIDNNAASGTTIAAALLQRTGIEQTNPSNKDIDSVLNIPFEQLRLDSRQVNANDVFVLLKSQVPNCQKSRDYLYQAANHAAFILSEMDPLALLTIGHIPPHVNITLNDDDNSNEDNDNNGLSIDAQSNLKPDPQQQLAALPCPVVYVPNIRDFLGALIQARLQAQQPAKLPSIVAVTGTNGKTTITQLVAQLTQLAGMSSAVMGTAGNGRLGALVQARHTTGDALAVQQFLYQMGTERADILALEASSHGLDQQRLQSAPIKVAVYTNLSRDHLDYHADMNDYVAAKAKLFDKAYFPSLTHAIINSDDEYAQVMLDTAQASGLIVWTYSLQAGSEATFVATSISPSLEGVEITLRSQSAGSNSETIDIVSPLLGRFNVANLLAAIGASVARGIDIKRIAEVIPQLQGAIGRMQRVASNDGCFIVDYAHTPDALTQVLDSLRTHCNGQLWAVFGCGGDRDAGKRPLMAQAGLAGADQVVLTADNPRTEDPKAILQDMQAGMSPEQYQRSYIEPARQKAIEYAVNQAGADDIVVIAGKGHETYQEINNVRYDFDDSVVLQNALQQANRA; this is encoded by the coding sequence ATGACTACCACCTCTGAAAGCATGATAACTTTGCAACAGCTTATCGACAATAATGCCGCTAGCGGTACCACTATAGCAGCGGCATTATTACAGAGGACAGGTATAGAACAGACGAATCCGAGCAATAAAGATATTGATTCAGTGCTCAATATTCCCTTTGAGCAACTGCGGTTAGATAGCCGTCAAGTTAATGCTAACGATGTGTTTGTATTGCTCAAGAGTCAGGTGCCCAATTGTCAAAAAAGCCGTGATTATCTCTACCAAGCCGCAAACCATGCGGCCTTTATCTTATCGGAGATGGATCCATTAGCGCTGCTAACTATTGGTCATATCCCGCCCCATGTAAATATTACCCTCAATGACGATGACAATAGTAATGAGGATAACGATAATAATGGGCTGTCGATTGATGCCCAATCTAATTTAAAACCTGACCCGCAACAGCAGCTCGCCGCATTACCTTGCCCGGTAGTTTATGTGCCTAATATTCGTGACTTTCTGGGAGCGTTGATACAAGCACGTTTGCAGGCGCAGCAGCCAGCTAAATTGCCGTCTATCGTTGCAGTAACAGGCACCAATGGCAAGACCACTATCACCCAGCTGGTGGCGCAATTAACTCAGTTAGCAGGTATGAGTAGTGCGGTGATGGGCACCGCTGGTAATGGCAGGCTGGGAGCACTAGTTCAAGCTCGTCATACTACCGGTGATGCGCTCGCCGTGCAGCAGTTTTTATATCAAATGGGCACAGAGCGTGCTGATATATTAGCGCTTGAGGCCAGCTCCCACGGGCTTGACCAGCAGCGCTTGCAAAGTGCGCCGATCAAAGTAGCGGTTTATACCAATTTAAGCCGTGATCATCTAGATTATCATGCGGATATGAACGATTATGTCGCCGCCAAAGCCAAACTTTTCGATAAAGCCTATTTTCCTAGTCTGACCCACGCTATCATCAATAGCGATGATGAATATGCCCAAGTGATGCTAGATACCGCTCAAGCGAGCGGCTTGATAGTTTGGACTTATAGCTTGCAAGCGGGTAGTGAGGCCACTTTTGTCGCAACTAGCATTAGCCCCAGCCTTGAAGGGGTAGAAATTACTTTGCGCAGTCAATCTGCTGGCAGTAATTCAGAAACTATTGATATTGTCAGTCCGTTATTAGGCCGCTTTAACGTGGCTAACTTACTAGCGGCAATCGGCGCCAGCGTGGCGCGTGGCATTGACATCAAGCGCATTGCGGAGGTGATACCGCAGCTACAAGGCGCTATCGGGCGTATGCAGCGCGTTGCCTCAAATGATGGCTGCTTTATCGTCGATTATGCCCATACGCCAGACGCTTTGACCCAAGTGCTTGATAGCCTTAGGACGCACTGTAACGGGCAGTTATGGGCGGTGTTTGGTTGCGGCGGCGATCGTGATGCCGGCAAGCGGCCGTTGATGGCGCAGGCGGGACTGGCTGGCGCCGACCAAGTCGTATTGACGGCTGATAATCCTCGCACCGAAGATCCCAAGGCTATCTTGCAAGATATGCAAGCGGGCATGAGCCCTGAGCAATACCAGCGTAGTTATATCGAACCGGCGCGGCAAAAAGCCATTGAATATGCGGTAAATCAGGCTGGGGCTGATGATATTGTGGTTATCGCTGGCAAAGGTCACGAAACCTATCAAGAGATCAATAACGTCCGTTATGACTTTGATGACAGCGTGGTTTTACAAAACGCATTACAACAAGCTAATCGTGCCTAG
- a CDS encoding putative RNA methyltransferase, with protein sequence MLVSLFVCPLCQSPLHPAPDTWRCDGSLNPKQIAHPFDVARQGYVNLLPVQQKKSKAPGDSQESITARQRFLAAGHYQPLQALICEQMDKLLVEYRASLNKSTENKNSSTVRWLDIGCGEGYYTQAMAPLRIDTLIAADISKPALVELAKTSKAANRLWYQKAKEVKPEDKQTAAIYPLVTSAAHLPLRANSMMGVSSIFSPILPEAFNEILQESGYLVIAKPDVGHLARIREALFDEVREHDSDKFLPTLAPYFKLIETQHISTLLSLSAPDLADLLTMTPYAYRARSEKRQALLAMAEGMPFNTEAKFVVYVLQKIVSLNT encoded by the coding sequence ATGCTCGTGTCCTTGTTTGTTTGCCCGCTTTGCCAATCTCCATTGCATCCTGCACCCGATACGTGGCGCTGTGATGGTAGCCTCAATCCTAAGCAGATAGCGCATCCATTCGATGTGGCGCGTCAAGGCTACGTTAATCTATTGCCCGTCCAGCAAAAGAAGTCCAAAGCGCCGGGTGATAGTCAAGAGTCTATTACCGCCCGTCAACGCTTCTTAGCGGCGGGTCATTATCAACCACTGCAAGCGCTTATTTGTGAGCAGATGGATAAGCTGTTGGTAGAGTATCGAGCTAGCCTCAATAAAAGCACCGAAAATAAAAATAGCTCAACGGTGCGCTGGTTAGATATTGGCTGCGGCGAGGGCTACTATACACAGGCAATGGCGCCCCTAAGAATCGATACCTTGATAGCCGCTGATATCAGTAAACCTGCACTCGTCGAGCTTGCTAAAACCAGCAAAGCGGCTAATCGGCTTTGGTATCAGAAGGCTAAAGAGGTTAAGCCAGAAGACAAACAGACCGCTGCTATTTATCCCTTGGTGACCAGCGCTGCGCATCTGCCATTACGTGCTAATAGTATGATGGGTGTTAGTAGTATCTTTAGTCCGATATTGCCAGAGGCGTTTAATGAGATTTTGCAAGAGAGCGGCTACTTAGTCATTGCTAAGCCCGATGTTGGCCATTTAGCCCGTATTCGTGAAGCCTTATTTGATGAAGTGCGAGAGCATGACTCTGACAAGTTTTTGCCGACTTTAGCGCCTTATTTTAAGCTAATAGAGACTCAGCATATCAGTACTTTATTGAGCTTGTCGGCACCAGATTTGGCTGATTTATTAACCATGACACCCTATGCTTACCGCGCTCGCAGTGAGAAACGTCAAGCCCTGCTAGCAATGGCTGAAGGTATGCCATTTAACACCGAAGCCAAGTTTGTGGTTTATGTTCTACAAAAAATAGTAAGCCTTAATACCTAA
- a CDS encoding YdcF family protein: protein MPKILLKVTRIVLTVAGAIIMVDCAVLMAMGKINFGTVVPFLLGTVFVAHGLYWQKISQFVNKKRGLKWSWYGLWGGFSLWLLSFGLFVNALQQQIALSRQPLPDVAAIIILGAGTINGKPTPTLAKRLDAAVPLINAQPQVPIITSGGIGLGRSRSEADIMASYLNEEHSVALERIFEEGKSTSTEENLIYSQPILKDQGIAITDPNTPIAIVTSDFHTVRSAAIARHQGYQQPIMVASPTPLSTRYNSWFREYFAFVSGWILGEY, encoded by the coding sequence ATGCCAAAGATATTATTAAAAGTGACTCGTATTGTCCTGACCGTAGCGGGCGCTATTATCATGGTCGATTGCGCCGTATTGATGGCGATGGGCAAAATCAATTTTGGGACGGTAGTGCCTTTTTTATTGGGTACAGTTTTCGTTGCGCATGGATTATATTGGCAGAAAATAAGTCAGTTTGTTAATAAAAAGCGCGGGTTAAAGTGGTCTTGGTACGGACTGTGGGGCGGCTTTTCGCTTTGGCTACTAAGCTTTGGGCTGTTTGTTAACGCTTTGCAGCAGCAGATTGCGCTCAGCCGTCAACCGCTGCCCGATGTTGCCGCTATTATCATTTTGGGCGCTGGCACGATTAACGGCAAGCCGACGCCGACGCTTGCCAAACGCTTGGATGCCGCTGTGCCGCTTATCAATGCTCAGCCGCAAGTCCCAATCATTACCAGCGGCGGCATCGGGCTTGGGCGCAGCCGTAGCGAGGCCGATATCATGGCAAGTTACCTAAATGAAGAGCATAGCGTTGCCCTTGAGCGCATCTTTGAAGAAGGCAAGAGTACCAGCACTGAGGAGAATCTCATTTACAGCCAGCCTATTCTTAAAGATCAAGGTATTGCTATAACTGACCCTAATACTCCCATCGCTATAGTTACTAGCGACTTTCACACCGTGCGCTCAGCGGCTATTGCTCGTCATCAAGGCTATCAGCAGCCGATTATGGTCGCCAGCCCCACGCCGCTATCGACTCGCTATAATTCTTGGTTTCGCGAGTACTTTGCATTTGTTAGTGGCTGGATTTTAGGAGAATATTAA
- a CDS encoding phospholipase D-like domain-containing protein codes for MLLDIFLTIHFILLLLVSLRVLARNNLTSPARLAWLVVLFILPYLGLLVYWMFGEIHLGRNFEREYKKIIEKLHSHNPEVLGSDAALAAIKPEYQAAFAYSANVTGYHTTLGNRAELMADAAETQKRMIADFDAATDHIHVLYYIWLIDGMGIDTAQALMRAAKRGVTCRAMVDGMGSRKLVRSKLWKEMEAAGVEVSVALPIRNIIKVMLFSRIDLRNHRKITVIDGKIGYFGSRNCADPEFRVKPKYAPWVDIMMRMEGPVVAQNQMLFASDWLTKNPETPFDSFPYFTGPAKALKADTHPNELINSEQLKLEELKLEKSKLEGFAAQIFVDGPTQRQGTTPQFLGALISQAQHTLIISTPYFVPDYSLISVLCATAYRGVEVTMIFPKHNDSLIVAATSHSYYWQLLKAGIKVYEYKPGLLHAKTLTVDGEISLIGSSNLDLRSFDLNYENNVVFSDKALSSKIIERQYQYIADSDEIQLEDVEDWPLAYRVWNNVVATMGPVL; via the coding sequence ATGCTGCTGGATATCTTTTTAACCATTCACTTCATATTATTACTACTGGTATCACTGCGAGTGCTCGCTCGTAACAATCTAACTTCACCTGCTCGTCTAGCTTGGTTGGTGGTGTTATTTATATTGCCTTATTTGGGGTTACTGGTCTATTGGATGTTTGGTGAAATTCATCTGGGACGCAATTTTGAGCGTGAATATAAAAAGATTATTGAAAAACTCCATAGCCATAACCCAGAAGTATTGGGTAGCGATGCAGCATTGGCAGCCATAAAACCTGAATATCAGGCCGCTTTTGCTTATTCAGCTAACGTCACTGGTTACCATACCACCTTGGGCAATCGCGCTGAATTGATGGCCGATGCCGCTGAGACTCAAAAGCGCATGATTGCCGACTTTGATGCCGCCACAGATCATATTCATGTCCTATATTATATCTGGCTTATCGACGGCATGGGTATTGATACCGCTCAAGCATTGATGCGAGCAGCAAAGCGCGGAGTAACTTGCCGAGCGATGGTTGATGGGATGGGTTCGCGTAAGCTAGTACGCTCTAAGCTATGGAAGGAGATGGAGGCAGCGGGCGTAGAGGTCAGTGTTGCCCTGCCCATTCGTAATATCATCAAGGTCATGCTATTTAGCCGAATTGACCTGCGTAATCACCGCAAAATCACTGTAATAGACGGCAAGATTGGTTACTTTGGTAGTCGCAACTGTGCCGATCCTGAGTTCCGAGTAAAGCCTAAATACGCGCCTTGGGTAGATATCATGATGCGCATGGAGGGGCCAGTAGTCGCTCAAAATCAAATGCTATTTGCCAGCGACTGGCTCACCAAAAATCCAGAGACACCCTTTGATAGCTTCCCTTATTTTACTGGGCCGGCTAAAGCTTTAAAGGCAGATACGCACCCAAACGAGCTGATAAATTCAGAGCAATTAAAACTAGAAGAATTAAAGCTAGAAAAATCAAAATTAGAAGGCTTTGCAGCCCAGATATTTGTCGATGGCCCGACTCAGCGTCAAGGTACAACCCCGCAGTTCTTGGGTGCGCTTATTAGCCAAGCCCAGCATACTCTAATTATCTCGACCCCTTATTTTGTACCTGATTACTCGCTAATCAGCGTGCTATGCGCTACTGCTTATCGCGGGGTTGAAGTGACGATGATTTTCCCCAAACATAATGATTCGCTTATTGTGGCAGCGACTAGCCACAGCTATTATTGGCAATTATTAAAGGCTGGGATAAAGGTTTATGAGTATAAACCGGGCTTGCTGCATGCCAAAACCTTGACCGTTGACGGTGAAATCAGTCTTATTGGCTCCAGTAACTTAGATCTACGCAGCTTTGATTTAAATTACGAGAACAACGTGGTCTTCAGCGATAAAGCTTTAAGTAGCAAGATTATTGAACGCCAATATCAATATATTGCTGACTCTGATGAGATTCAACTTGAGGATGTCGAAGATTGGCCATTAGCATATAGAGTTTGGAATAATGTCGTCGCTACTATGGGACCAGTTTTATAG
- the trhP gene encoding prephenate-dependent tRNA uridine(34) hydroxylase TrhP, which yields MSQTNQKPSTPQTPELLCPAGTFKNMQYAFAYGADAVYAGQARYSLRVRNNDFDEENLQRGIDYAHSLGKKFYVVVNIQAHNAKLKTFIEDIRPIVEMQPDALIMSDAGMIMMVREHFPQMEIHLSVQANAVNWATVKFWQQMGISRVILSRELSLKEIGQIIKEVPDMEIEVFVHGALCMAYSGRCLLSGYINKRDANQGTCTNACRWNYNTYQAKENETGDIVPVTALSPSDPVQLQTPSDEVVLLEEQNRPGELMAMYEDEHGTYIMNSKDLRAVELVPELTRLGVHSLKIEGRTKSHYYVARTAQVYRQAIDDEVAGKPFDSSLMGALDGLANRGYTEGFLRRHVHSDYQNYEYGSSKTDHQQFVAEVTDIIDDKLILEIKNKVEVGDTIEIMTPKGNLTYTLEQMWDKNGNPIEAALGSGWIAQINNPFKDMSADSLKFALIMRNIKQPIFT from the coding sequence ATGAGTCAGACCAATCAAAAACCGTCCACCCCGCAGACGCCAGAGCTATTATGCCCAGCAGGAACTTTCAAAAACATGCAATACGCTTTTGCCTACGGGGCAGATGCCGTCTATGCTGGACAGGCTCGCTATAGTCTGCGCGTACGTAATAATGACTTCGATGAAGAAAACTTACAACGTGGTATCGACTATGCTCATAGTTTGGGTAAAAAGTTCTACGTAGTGGTCAATATACAAGCGCACAATGCCAAGCTAAAAACTTTTATTGAGGATATTCGTCCGATAGTCGAGATGCAGCCTGATGCGCTGATTATGTCGGATGCTGGCATGATCATGATGGTACGTGAGCACTTCCCGCAGATGGAGATTCATTTATCGGTACAAGCTAACGCGGTGAACTGGGCAACGGTCAAATTTTGGCAGCAGATGGGTATCAGCCGTGTGATTCTCTCTCGTGAATTGTCGCTAAAGGAAATCGGTCAAATCATCAAAGAAGTGCCAGATATGGAGATTGAAGTATTCGTCCATGGCGCATTGTGTATGGCTTACTCAGGACGCTGTCTGCTATCAGGCTATATCAATAAGCGCGATGCTAACCAAGGCACTTGTACCAATGCTTGCCGCTGGAATTATAATACTTATCAAGCTAAAGAGAATGAAACCGGTGATATCGTACCGGTGACGGCGCTATCGCCGTCAGACCCCGTCCAGTTGCAAACGCCCAGTGATGAGGTAGTGTTGCTTGAAGAGCAAAATCGTCCGGGCGAGCTGATGGCGATGTATGAAGATGAGCATGGCACTTATATTATGAACTCCAAGGATTTACGTGCGGTAGAGTTGGTGCCAGAGTTGACCCGATTGGGCGTGCATTCGCTCAAAATCGAAGGTCGTACCAAGTCGCATTATTATGTGGCACGTACGGCGCAAGTTTATCGCCAAGCGATTGATGATGAAGTAGCAGGCAAGCCTTTTGATAGCTCATTGATGGGTGCCTTAGACGGACTGGCAAACCGGGGTTATACCGAAGGATTCTTACGCCGTCACGTTCACAGCGATTATCAAAACTATGAATACGGCTCTTCCAAGACCGATCACCAGCAGTTTGTAGCAGAAGTGACTGACATCATCGATGACAAGCTGATCCTTGAGATTAAAAATAAAGTAGAGGTCGGCGACACCATAGAGATTATGACGCCCAAGGGTAATTTGACCTATACCTTGGAGCAGATGTGGGACAAAAACGGCAATCCTATCGAAGCAGCGCTAGGCTCAGGCTGGATCGCTCAAATTAATAACCCGTTCAAAGATATGAGCGCTGACAGCCTAAAGTTTGCTTTGATTATGCGCAATATCAAACAGCCGATATTTACTTAA
- the mraY gene encoding phospho-N-acetylmuramoyl-pentapeptide-transferase has product MLVWLFGWLSQYYTPFSAVSSLTLRALLAVVTALAFSLFFGKRVIQHLRTLKYGQAIRNDGPQTHLVKTGTPTMGGVLILSSIGVSTLLWARLTNPYVWILLIVMIIFGAVGWTDDWLKIKYKDPKGLIARKKYFWLSMGALFVGVSLYYISTLQPDIETTYAMQDLLLPVFKDWVIPFSLVPFGLGFIIFTYFVINGASNAVNLTDGLDGLAILPVVLVAAGLGVMTYVSGDLIFSDYLHVPYIAYNSEVIIVCGAMIGAGLGFLWFNAHPAEVFMGDVGALALGAMLGTIAVMSRQEIAFAIMGGLFVAEALSVMLQVGSYKLRKKRVFRMAPLHHHFEEIGWKETKVVVRFWIIAIVLVILGLMTLKLR; this is encoded by the coding sequence GTGTTAGTTTGGTTATTTGGCTGGCTTAGTCAGTACTATACGCCGTTTTCTGCGGTATCTTCATTAACGCTACGAGCGCTGCTGGCAGTGGTTACGGCGTTGGCATTTAGTTTATTCTTTGGCAAGCGGGTCATTCAGCATTTGCGCACGCTTAAATACGGGCAAGCCATTCGTAACGATGGGCCCCAAACGCATTTGGTGAAAACCGGCACCCCAACCATGGGCGGGGTATTAATTTTAAGCTCCATTGGGGTTTCGACCTTACTGTGGGCGCGTCTGACTAATCCGTATGTTTGGATTTTGCTTATTGTCATGATCATTTTTGGGGCCGTAGGCTGGACTGACGATTGGCTAAAGATAAAATACAAAGATCCCAAAGGCTTAATTGCACGCAAGAAGTATTTTTGGTTATCGATGGGGGCGTTGTTCGTTGGAGTTTCTTTATACTACATCTCCACCTTGCAGCCTGATATAGAAACCACTTATGCGATGCAGGATTTGTTATTGCCGGTGTTTAAAGATTGGGTCATCCCGTTCTCGCTAGTACCGTTCGGTCTTGGTTTTATTATCTTTACTTACTTTGTTATCAATGGCGCTTCGAATGCGGTCAATTTGACCGATGGCTTAGATGGTTTGGCTATTTTACCAGTAGTATTGGTGGCTGCGGGTCTCGGCGTCATGACCTATGTGTCAGGCGATCTTATATTTTCCGACTATTTGCATGTGCCTTACATTGCCTATAATTCTGAGGTCATTATCGTTTGCGGCGCTATGATTGGTGCCGGCCTCGGATTCTTATGGTTCAACGCCCACCCAGCAGAAGTGTTTATGGGTGACGTCGGCGCCTTGGCATTAGGAGCGATGCTAGGAACGATTGCAGTGATGTCGCGGCAAGAGATTGCTTTTGCGATTATGGGCGGTTTGTTTGTGGCGGAGGCTTTATCAGTAATGCTGCAAGTGGGCTCGTATAAACTACGCAAAAAGCGAGTTTTTCGCATGGCGCCCCTGCATCACCATTTTGAAGAAATTGGCTGGAAAGAAACTAAAGTGGTGGTGCGCTTTTGGATTATCGCTATTGTGCTGGTGATATTAGGTCTTATGACCTTAAAGCTACGTTAA
- a CDS encoding YfhL family 4Fe-4S dicluster ferredoxin, with amino-acid sequence MALKITTDCINCDICEPECPNEAISYDQKGQKTYVIDADLCTECVGFYDEPTCDKVCPIDCIVKDPDHLESDDELLAKHQQIWSK; translated from the coding sequence ATGGCACTAAAAATTACCACAGATTGTATTAACTGTGACATTTGCGAGCCTGAATGCCCTAATGAGGCGATTAGCTACGATCAAAAAGGGCAAAAAACTTACGTCATCGACGCCGATCTGTGCACTGAGTGCGTGGGATTTTATGATGAACCCACTTGCGACAAGGTGTGCCCGATAGACTGTATTGTCAAAGATCCGGATCACCTTGAAAGTGACGATGAGCTATTGGCTAAGCATCAGCAGATATGGAGTAAATAA
- a CDS encoding UDP-N-acetylmuramoyl-tripeptide--D-alanyl-D-alanine ligase — protein MTADNNTIQSQGLYVWQADNLLAATEALDSRWQAAQATEAGQQVQAEADITFDIAVTSNRIATDTRTIKTGDIFLALSGDNFDGHDYINVAASQGAIAAIVSRPISTSIPQLVVSDTRLALGQLGAYRRQQHQDLTVIAITGSSGKTTCKEMLGSIFGRLAPTLITRGNLNNDLGVPMMLLELSDHHRYAILELGANHIGEIAYTTELVRPDVACILNIGTAHLGEFGSREGICQTKAEIFHTLNDEQFAIVPDKDDFTNQLRRIAEQHTSHVIGFGNTDVSASHLDVEPERSEFKLHIGSHVHDINLPLAGEHNVNNALAAAACAYALNIDIDDIVTGLENARPAKGRLNSQMLGMHRLIDDTYNANPHSVRAAAKVLAAQTGTQVMVLGDIAELGAAAVSEHQSLGRSISAAGIDMLLCVGEFATYSVAGAQEVGTTEAHAFDDKDSLLQYLQQYLQAQQQQPCTVLFKGSRSMQMESLIHTLIEE, from the coding sequence ATGACCGCTGACAATAATACCATCCAGTCACAGGGACTCTATGTTTGGCAAGCAGATAACCTGCTTGCAGCGACCGAAGCGCTTGATAGTCGCTGGCAAGCGGCTCAAGCGACGGAGGCAGGGCAACAAGTACAAGCTGAAGCTGATATTACTTTTGATATTGCTGTAACCAGTAATCGCATTGCTACCGATACCCGTACTATCAAAACCGGCGATATCTTTTTGGCACTAAGCGGTGATAATTTTGACGGTCATGATTATATCAATGTGGCGGCTAGCCAAGGCGCCATTGCGGCTATCGTGTCACGGCCAATCTCAACCAGTATTCCGCAATTGGTTGTCAGCGATACACGCTTAGCACTGGGTCAACTGGGCGCTTATCGTCGCCAGCAGCATCAAGATTTGACCGTTATTGCTATCACCGGCTCTAGCGGCAAGACTACCTGTAAAGAGATGCTGGGTAGTATTTTTGGACGCCTAGCGCCTACCTTGATTACTCGTGGCAACTTAAATAATGACTTAGGCGTGCCTATGATGCTGCTGGAGTTATCCGACCATCATCGCTATGCTATTTTAGAATTAGGTGCCAACCATATCGGCGAGATTGCTTATACCACTGAGCTGGTTCGTCCCGATGTCGCTTGTATTTTGAACATTGGTACCGCTCATTTGGGCGAGTTTGGTAGCCGTGAAGGTATTTGCCAGACCAAAGCGGAGATTTTTCATACCTTAAATGATGAGCAGTTTGCGATTGTTCCTGATAAAGACGATTTTACCAATCAATTGCGCCGAATTGCAGAACAGCATACCTCGCACGTGATAGGTTTTGGTAATACTGATGTGAGTGCCAGTCATCTCGATGTGGAGCCCGAGCGTAGTGAGTTTAAGCTGCATATCGGCAGCCATGTTCATGATATCAATCTGCCGCTGGCAGGTGAGCATAACGTCAATAATGCCTTGGCTGCTGCTGCCTGTGCTTATGCACTAAATATCGATATTGATGATATTGTTACCGGTCTTGAGAATGCTCGTCCGGCTAAAGGTCGTCTCAATAGTCAAATGCTAGGCATGCACCGCCTCATTGACGATACTTATAATGCCAACCCGCACTCTGTAAGGGCGGCGGCAAAAGTGTTGGCGGCGCAAACCGGTACGCAGGTCATGGTGCTGGGCGATATCGCTGAGCTTGGCGCCGCGGCGGTGAGTGAGCATCAAAGTTTAGGGCGCTCTATTAGCGCCGCTGGTATTGATATGCTGCTTTGTGTGGGCGAGTTTGCTACTTATAGTGTCGCTGGCGCGCAAGAGGTCGGTACGACGGAAGCGCATGCTTTTGATGATAAAGACAGCTTATTACAATATTTGCAGCAATACTTGCAAGCGCAGCAACAACAGCCTTGTACGGTACTGTTCAAAGGCTCTCGTTCCATGCAAATGGAATCCCTTATTCATACGCTAATCGAGGAGTAA
- a CDS encoding CynX/NimT family MFS transporter: MLVIAALAMTLRPTITATGPLLDEIILATGISLQTASLLVVLPMFCMGIFPLLLPWIGRLFSENIWINGGLLAIALSGLWRFWLESGSALIASAFIGGSGIAIVQTLAPGIVKRWYPRRVPLAMGIYSAALMIGGGGAAILSPLVARHYSSWQAGLGVWLLVPVIALVLWFFRPIEAKEPKDDSPALNFFANQRAWLLAVYFGLANAGYACMIAWLPSYARSLGWSAQGSGELIGFMTIFQVIGALGIPALSGSRLDRRPWLWLAIGIQVIGFAGLIMMPSSLLLLWVALIGGGLGACFSLTLTVALDHIAKPKLAGALAAFVQGIGFIITAIAPYIAGMLREWSGSFQSVWWMLMLTLIGMMVVTIKFAPSGYAKAINVS, encoded by the coding sequence ATGTTAGTGATTGCTGCACTTGCAATGACCCTACGCCCGACTATAACGGCGACTGGCCCGCTGCTAGATGAGATTATTCTAGCCACGGGTATAAGCTTGCAAACGGCGTCTTTGCTGGTAGTGTTGCCGATGTTTTGTATGGGTATTTTTCCTTTATTGTTGCCGTGGATTGGGCGACTATTTAGCGAGAATATCTGGATAAATGGCGGACTACTCGCTATTGCCTTATCAGGACTATGGCGGTTTTGGCTAGAGTCAGGCTCAGCGCTTATTGCTAGCGCTTTCATCGGTGGTAGCGGTATAGCTATCGTACAAACGCTAGCACCAGGCATCGTCAAACGCTGGTATCCAAGGCGTGTACCACTGGCAATGGGGATTTATTCAGCGGCGCTGATGATTGGTGGCGGCGGTGCCGCTATTTTGAGTCCGCTGGTGGCACGACATTACAGCAGTTGGCAAGCAGGACTTGGCGTATGGCTACTCGTGCCTGTCATTGCCTTGGTGCTGTGGTTTTTCAGACCTATTGAGGCTAAGGAACCTAAAGATGACAGCCCTGCACTAAACTTCTTTGCCAATCAACGTGCTTGGCTCTTGGCGGTTTATTTTGGGCTGGCAAACGCCGGTTACGCTTGTATGATTGCTTGGCTACCTAGTTATGCACGTAGTCTTGGCTGGAGCGCACAAGGTAGCGGCGAGCTGATTGGCTTTATGACTATCTTTCAAGTTATAGGCGCGTTAGGGATTCCAGCGCTGTCTGGCAGTCGTTTAGATAGGAGACCTTGGTTATGGTTGGCGATTGGCATTCAAGTTATCGGCTTTGCAGGATTAATTATGATGCCAAGCTCACTGCTGCTACTTTGGGTAGCGCTGATTGGCGGCGGGCTTGGCGCTTGTTTTTCATTGACGCTAACGGTAGCACTTGACCATATTGCTAAGCCGAAACTGGCCGGAGCGCTGGCGGCCTTTGTACAAGGGATTGGCTTTATCATTACTGCCATTGCGCCTTATATCGCCGGAATGCTGCGTGAGTGGAGCGGCAGCTTTCAGAGCGTTTGGTGGATGCTAATGCTTACCCTTATCGGTATGATGGTGGTGACCATTAAGTTTGCGCCGTCGGGTTATGCTAAGGCTATTAATGTAAGTTAG